AAAGAAGCCTAGACAGGTACCAGATGTCCACACTGCCAGAGCtaagaaaaaccaaacaaaggtTGTAGATTGGCAGAAGTTTGATGAATTTAACGTGCGCTGCATATACGCATAGAAGTTCGATATAATAGTCTGGACCGGTACTTTTTGATCTTTTTTGATTATAAGCCAACGCAAATACATGTCCACCTATGCTAAATATGTGAACGTAATTTTGTTCTACCGCGTTGGTAACAAGAAGACTTCGCACGAACTGTTCTTCATTTTTGTTAACTTTTAAAGTTGTCAGAGTGTACTTATTATGTTGCCAGTCGcagtgaaatatattttgctgGTCGAAAGTTATGTCAAAGgtttcttgcagtgtacaCTTGTCCTTTTCTAAATCCGGAAGATCAAAATATGTCTGTAGCAGCAGTCGTCGATTTTCTATTCGAATCACGCTGAATCCTTGGTCGACAATAGCAAAACAACGAACTTCACTGAGACTTTTTATTAGATTCAGCTCCTTAAATGAAGTAAAGCAGTATAACTCTCCATTCGACATATGCAGAATCGTGTTGTACCTTAGGGAATGCACGCTCCTAATATAGCCTCCTCCACTTTTGGGCAGAGGAATACGCACAGCAGTCATTTTTATCCT
This sequence is a window from Drosophila teissieri strain GT53w chromosome 2R, Prin_Dtei_1.1, whole genome shotgun sequence. Protein-coding genes within it:
- the LOC122613307 gene encoding uncharacterized protein LOC122613307 isoform X5; the protein is MNPHKKSEYIVLKHWLVRDDLLFQACGFCLVAASDDQFVFITWDKYYLLNIRFKMPMDCCRIKMTAVRIPLPKSGGGYIRSVHSLRYNTILHMSNGELYCFTSFKELNLIKSLSEVRCFAIVDQGFSVIRIENRRLLLQTYFDLPDLEKDKCTLQETFDITFDQQNIFHCDWQHNKYTLTTLKVNKNEEQFVRSLLVTNAVEQNYVHIFSIGGHVFALAYNQKRSKSTGPDYYIELLCVYAAHVKFIKLLPIYNLCLVFLSSGSVDIWYLSRLLSIKQSQIYHTGSEWLDFDATSDNGDFYYTDGNELVRLRFKYNVQLDECFVYTLTKPVSGIYGCSWINQKEELFCLSENNILYCIGFDMSEMDGQTSTSNFTPSAFKRLQHNAKALQTKRCTSYAIEIKE